One window of Cohnella hashimotonis genomic DNA carries:
- a CDS encoding EAL domain-containing protein, whose protein sequence is MTATMLLERLKTMAKAFLPDRRLNAFPPDFTIRRPILSLLRQCLGRGEACFLALYRWESKFDPEHRKHGREDEKRLSAASRRQLALLAREQFGKRELIGMDQYGPQDYVVLVSATQDPDESFVPVSLFRRLELLRHAFEGGTAAVLSEAAEQWQLTGTYVPVSSASWAADRDAATLFKETFDFALALATGAVTPQVIEARRQLDEILAEGRISVLAQPIMDLRSGDVYGWEILTRGPAASVFHMPDELFRFAGQSKLLSKLEFIVVRHALDEIASRRICEPVFLNVTPVTLAHPLFMAHLEQCLERHPSLSAGQIVLEITERHEIHDLSEMSRILDRFREKGYRFAIDDAGSGYSSLQWIGELMPELIKIDRSVIQFVDRYKVKESLLRAIVTAAGEMSCDVVAEGVEREEEADVLFRLNVSMGQGYYFARPNPLLHEHERGIFQEMKERIQSRRGLVAS, encoded by the coding sequence GTGACCGCGACGATGCTGCTTGAGAGATTAAAGACGATGGCCAAGGCATTTCTGCCGGATCGCCGGTTGAATGCCTTCCCGCCGGATTTTACGATCCGGCGGCCGATCCTGTCTCTTCTACGGCAGTGTCTCGGTCGCGGAGAAGCCTGCTTTTTAGCGTTGTACCGCTGGGAGAGCAAGTTCGATCCCGAGCATCGGAAGCATGGCCGCGAGGACGAAAAGCGGCTGTCCGCCGCCAGCCGAAGGCAGCTCGCGCTGCTGGCGCGCGAGCAGTTCGGCAAGCGGGAGCTGATCGGCATGGATCAGTACGGCCCGCAAGATTATGTCGTGCTCGTCAGCGCGACGCAGGATCCTGACGAATCGTTCGTGCCCGTCTCGCTGTTTCGCAGGCTGGAGCTGCTGCGGCACGCCTTCGAAGGCGGCACAGCAGCCGTCTTGTCCGAAGCCGCGGAGCAATGGCAGCTGACCGGCACTTACGTGCCGGTATCGAGCGCTTCTTGGGCGGCAGATCGGGATGCGGCGACGTTGTTCAAGGAGACTTTCGATTTTGCGTTGGCGCTCGCCACGGGTGCGGTTACGCCGCAAGTAATCGAGGCCCGCAGGCAGCTCGACGAGATCTTGGCGGAAGGCCGGATCTCGGTGCTGGCGCAGCCGATCATGGACCTTAGAAGCGGCGATGTGTACGGCTGGGAAATTTTGACGCGTGGTCCGGCCGCTAGCGTGTTCCATATGCCGGACGAGCTGTTCCGCTTCGCTGGACAGAGCAAGCTGCTGAGCAAGCTTGAGTTTATCGTCGTACGGCATGCGCTGGACGAGATCGCGAGCCGGCGCATCTGCGAGCCCGTCTTTCTGAACGTCACGCCGGTGACATTGGCGCATCCCTTGTTCATGGCACATCTGGAGCAGTGCCTTGAACGGCATCCGTCGCTGTCCGCCGGGCAGATCGTGCTCGAGATTACCGAGCGCCACGAGATTCACGATCTGTCGGAGATGTCCCGGATATTGGACCGCTTCCGCGAGAAGGGTTATCGCTTTGCGATCGACGATGCAGGTTCGGGATACTCGAGCCTGCAATGGATCGGCGAGCTGATGCCGGAGCTGATCAAGATCGATCGCTCGGTTATCCAGTTCGTGGATCGGTACAAGGTCAAGGAAAGCCTGCTGCGCGCGATCGTGACCGCGGCCGGCGAGATGAGCTGCGATGTCGTGGCGGAAGGCGTCGAGCGCGAGGAAGAGGCGGACGTGCTGTTCCGGCTCAACGTCAGCATGGGACAAGGTTATTATTTCGCACGTCCGAATCCGCTGCTGCACGAGCATGAGCGTGGTATTTTCCAAGAGATGAAGGAACGGATACAAAGTCGGCGCGGATTGGTTGCTTCCTGA
- the mqnC gene encoding cyclic dehypoxanthinyl futalosine synthase yields the protein MSAVDGILSRALQGQRLELEDVVKLFESEEIEKMGAAANELMLRRHPDPITTFVVGRNVNYTNICDVYCRFCAFYRAPGSNEGYVLPDELILQKIQETVDVGGTEILMQGGTNPNLKFGYYLDLLRKIKARFPDITMHSFSPAEIHKMKDVSDGLSLEEVIRQIHEAGLDSLPGGGAEILDDRTRKKISRLKGSWRDWMDVMTTAHKIGMNTTATMVIGFGETMEERALHLLRVREAQDECLNNGYPSKGFLAFIPWTFQPDNTNMKREKATPEEYLKTLAISRIALDNIDNFQSSWVTMGPEIGKLSLTYGCNDFGSTMMEENVVSAAGTTHKVNIELILKLIREAGKIPAQRNTRYEILKVYNEDESVTRDFIMQN from the coding sequence ATGAGTGCGGTGGATGGAATACTATCACGCGCGCTGCAGGGCCAGCGCTTGGAATTGGAAGATGTCGTCAAGCTGTTCGAGTCGGAAGAGATCGAGAAAATGGGTGCGGCAGCGAACGAGCTGATGCTGCGCCGCCACCCGGATCCGATTACGACATTCGTAGTCGGCCGGAATGTGAATTATACGAATATTTGCGACGTATATTGCCGTTTTTGTGCCTTTTACCGCGCGCCGGGCTCCAACGAAGGCTACGTGCTGCCGGACGAACTGATTTTGCAAAAGATTCAGGAGACGGTCGACGTCGGCGGTACCGAGATCCTGATGCAAGGCGGTACGAATCCGAACCTGAAGTTCGGCTATTATCTCGATCTGCTGCGCAAGATCAAGGCGCGTTTCCCCGATATTACGATGCACTCCTTCTCCCCTGCCGAGATTCACAAGATGAAGGATGTTTCGGATGGACTGTCGCTCGAGGAGGTCATTCGTCAGATACACGAGGCGGGCCTGGACTCTTTGCCGGGCGGCGGCGCCGAGATTCTCGACGATCGTACGCGCAAGAAGATCAGCCGGCTCAAAGGCTCTTGGCGCGATTGGATGGACGTCATGACGACCGCGCACAAGATCGGCATGAACACGACCGCGACGATGGTCATCGGCTTCGGCGAGACGATGGAAGAGCGCGCGCTGCATCTGTTGCGCGTGCGCGAAGCGCAGGATGAGTGCCTGAACAATGGCTACCCGTCCAAGGGCTTCCTGGCGTTCATCCCGTGGACCTTCCAGCCGGACAATACGAACATGAAGCGCGAGAAGGCGACGCCGGAAGAATATCTGAAGACGCTGGCGATCAGCCGCATCGCGCTCGACAATATCGACAACTTCCAGTCCTCCTGGGTTACGATGGGACCGGAGATCGGCAAGCTGTCGCTTACCTATGGCTGCAACGACTTCGGCAGCACGATGATGGAGGAAAACGTCGTCTCGGCGGCGGGCACCACGCATAAGGTCAACATCGAGCTCATCCTGAAGCTGATCCGCGAGGCAGGCAAGATTCCTGCGCAGCGGAATACGCGGTACGAGATTTTGAAGGTGTACAACGAGGACGAGAGCGTGACGCGGGACTTTATTATGCAGAACTGA